Within Pseudomonas tructae, the genomic segment ATCAGGATCGGCCGCAAACGGATCTGCGCCGCTTTGCTGATCGCCGCAGCGCGGTCGAGCTGCTCTTGCTCCTGCAGGGTGTTGGCAAACTCGACCATGAGAATGCCGTGCTTGCTGATCAGGCCGATCAGGGTCACCAGGCCGATCTGGGTGTAGATGTTCACCGTCGCATAGCCCAGCGCCAACGGAATCAGTGCACCACTGATCGACAGCGGCACAGTGATGAGGATGATCAGCGGGTCGACCAGGCTTTCGTACTGCGCCGCCAGTACCAGGTAGATGACGATCACCGCCGCCAGGAAGGCCAGCATCAGCGCACTGCCTTCCTGGGTGTACTGGCGCGCATCGGACTGCCAGTCGTAGCTGAAACCAGCCGGCAACGAAGCGGCCACTTCATCGAGAAACGCCACTGCATCGCCCAGCGTAACGCCAGCCGCCGGAATGCCCTGGAAGGTCGCGGCGTTCTGCTGGTTGAACTGGGTCAGCTTGTTCGGCTCGACCTGCTCGGACACCTGCACCACCGTCGACAGCGGCACCAGCGTGCCGTCTTCGCTGCGCACGTACTGGCGGGTCAGGGTCTGCGCGGTCAGGCGCTGGCTGCGCGGGCTCTGGGCGATCACGTCATAAGAGCGCCCTTGCAGGCCGAAGCGGTTCAGGTAGTTCTCGCCCACCAGCACCGCCAGCGACTCGCCGATGTCCTGCATGCGGATGCCCATGCTGTTGGCCTTGGCCCGATCGACTCGCACCTGGAGCACCGGGTTGTTGTAGTCCAGGTCACTGTCGACCACAGCAAACAGGCCACTCTCTCGGGCCTTGCGCTTGATCTCTTCCATGGTCTGGTACAGCACTTGATAATCCTGGGAACTGCGCAGCACCAGTTGCACCGGCAAGCCGCCGGTGGAGCCTGGCAAGGCCGGCAACTGGAAGGCGAAGATGCTGGTGCCTTCGACATCGTTGACCGCCGCCTGCAGGTCGACCTGGATCTGCGAGGCGCTGCGCTTGCGCTCGTCCCACAGCGACAGGTTGATACCGCCGATACCCGAGGCCAGGCCGTCGCTGCCGTTGATGATCCAGGTGCTGACGGTTTCCGGCAGGCGGTTGTAGACCTGATCGAGCTTGTCGGCAAAGCGCTCGACGTAGTCAAGGTTGGCATGCTGCGGCGCCTTGATTGCGGTGAGCAAGCCGGCCTGGTCTTCGGTCGGCGCCAGTTCACGCTGGGGCAAGCCATACAGCCAGGGCAGGCTGAGCAACACCAGCAAGGCAAAACCTGCGCTCAGCCAGCGCCGCGCCAGGGAGAACTCCAGCGCTCGGCTGTAACGCGCAGCCAGGGCATCGAAGAAGCGGTTGGCAGCATGGGCCATGCGCCCTTCGGACTGTTTGGACTGCAACAGGAACGAGCTCATCACCGGCGACAGGGTCAGGGCCACCACGCCAGAGACCACTACCGCCCCGGCCAGGGTCAGGGCGAACTCGCGAAACAGCGCCCCGGTGAGCCCGCCCATCATGCCGATCGGCGCGTACACCGCAGCCAGGGTGATGGT encodes:
- a CDS encoding MexW/MexI family multidrug efflux RND transporter permease subunit, translating into MKFTDLFVRRPVLALVVSILILLLGILSLRQLPIRQYPMLESSTISVTTDYPGASAELMQGFVTQPIAQAVSSVEGIDYLSSSSVQGRSLVTVRMELNRDSTQALTEVMAKVNQVRFRLPEQAYDPVIERSSGESTAVAYIGFASDSLSTPAMTDYLARVVEPILTTIEGVAKVQVFGGQTLSMRLWIDPARLAARGLTAADVAEAVRRNNYQAAPGKIKGQFVVSNIRVNTDLTSVGEFRELVIRNDGNGLVRIKDIGTVELGAASVETSASMDGVRAVHLGLFPTPGGNPLVIVDGIRKVLPDIRKTLPPDVKAELAFETARFIQASIDEVSKTLLEALLIVVIVIYLCLGSLRTVLIPVVTIPLSMLGAAALMLMFGFSLNLLTLLAMVLAVGLVVDDAIVVVENVHRHIEEGKSPVAAALVGAREVAGPVIAMTITLAAVYAPIGMMGGLTGALFREFALTLAGAVVVSGVVALTLSPVMSSFLLQSKQSEGRMAHAANRFFDALAARYSRALEFSLARRWLSAGFALLVLLSLPWLYGLPQRELAPTEDQAGLLTAIKAPQHANLDYVERFADKLDQVYNRLPETVSTWIINGSDGLASGIGGINLSLWDERKRSASQIQVDLQAAVNDVEGTSIFAFQLPALPGSTGGLPVQLVLRSSQDYQVLYQTMEEIKRKARESGLFAVVDSDLDYNNPVLQVRVDRAKANSMGIRMQDIGESLAVLVGENYLNRFGLQGRSYDVIAQSPRSQRLTAQTLTRQYVRSEDGTLVPLSTVVQVSEQVEPNKLTQFNQQNAATFQGIPAAGVTLGDAVAFLDEVAASLPAGFSYDWQSDARQYTQEGSALMLAFLAAVIVIYLVLAAQYESLVDPLIILITVPLSISGALIPLALGYATVNIYTQIGLVTLIGLISKHGILMVEFANTLQEQEQLDRAAAISKAAQIRLRPILMTTAAMVVGLIPLLFASGAGANSRFGLGLVIVCGMLIGTLFTLFVLPTVYSLLARKHSVAASTPRAVSLADALRNEA